In one window of Branchiostoma floridae strain S238N-H82 chromosome 14, Bfl_VNyyK, whole genome shotgun sequence DNA:
- the LOC118429960 gene encoding LAS seventeen-binding protein 1-like, which produces MLRKSTQERRYARAMYDYKPRDDNELRLEAGDVIEVLEGEAGDWCLGFTAGRVGLFPSNYVIFISASEAAEDDHIYSEMKESQKRPTPKA; this is translated from the exons ATGTTGAGGAAAAGCACACAAG AAAGAAGATACGCCAGGGCCATGTATGACTACAAACCAAGAGACGATAACGAGTTACGTCTGGAGGCGGGAGATGTAATTGAAGTACTAGAAGGGGAGGCTGGTGATTGGTGCCTGGGTTTCACGGCAGGCAGGGTGGGGCTCTTCCCGTCAAACTACGTCATCTTCATCTCTGCTTCAGAAG CGGCAGAGGATGACCACATCTACAGTGAAATGAAGGAGTCCCAAAAACGGCCCACCCCCAAAGCGTGA